The DNA segment AGCTAGACGAGGTGGGGGGGCTGACCTACCTGATTGGCCTGTCGGACCAGGTGCCCACAGCGGCTTATGCCGAGCACTACGCCCGCATCGTGCAGGAGAAACACACGCTGCGGGCCCTGATCAGCGCCTCGGGTAAAGCGATGCAGCTGGCTTACGAAGCACAGCTGCCCTTGGAAGACCTGCTGGACCGCGCCGAGAAGATGATCTTTGAGGTGGCTGAGCAGAAGAAAAAGGGCGAAGCCTTTCAGGCTATGAACGAGGTGGTGACCGAGACCTTCGAGTACATCACCCTGCTGCACCAGAACAAGGGCATTCCCGACGGGGTGAGCAGCGGCTTTCGTGACCTGGACGAGCAGATTTCGGGCCTGCAAAAGGGCAGTTTGAACGTGCTGGCCGCTCGCCCCTCGATGGGGAAGACGGCCTTCGCCCTCTCCATTGCGCAGAACGTGGCGCTGCGTGGGGAAAAAGCGGTGGCCGTGTTCAGCCTGGAAATGCCCGCCGTGCAGCTGGCTCTGCGCATGCTGTGCAGCGAGGCGCGGGTGGACATGAACCGCATCCGTTCTGGGCAGCTGAACGAGCGCGACTTCGAGCGGCTGGCCCACGCCGCTGGCCGGCTGGCCGACGCGCCCATGATCATTGATGACGAGCCGGACCTCACCCTGAACAACCTGCGCAGCAAGTTGCGGCGCATTGCCG comes from the Deinococcus aquaedulcis genome and includes:
- the dnaB gene encoding replicative DNA helicase, which encodes MELTPRVPPHSNDAEISVLGSILLDNDTLGQLGDTVTPEMFYREAHRKIFTAMRTLQERGEPVDLVTLSEDLRVKGQLDEVGGLTYLIGLSDQVPTAAYAEHYARIVQEKHTLRALISASGKAMQLAYEAQLPLEDLLDRAEKMIFEVAEQKKKGEAFQAMNEVVTETFEYITLLHQNKGIPDGVSSGFRDLDEQISGLQKGSLNVLAARPSMGKTAFALSIAQNVALRGEKAVAVFSLEMPAVQLALRMLCSEARVDMNRIRSGQLNERDFERLAHAAGRLADAPMIIDDEPDLTLNNLRSKLRRIAAQHGQLGLVVIDYLQLMSGSKSSGGSDNRQQEISTISRGLKGLAREMEVPVIVLSQLSRAVEQRPNHRPMLSDLRESGAIEQDADIVMFIYRDEYYNKETDQQGIAEIIIGKQRNGPVGTVRLQFHSAHVRFNDLAPEGV